In Candidatus Fermentibacter sp., a genomic segment contains:
- a CDS encoding translation elongation factor Ts, translating into MNIDASMVKELRQISGGGVLDCKKALEETGGNMDEALKLLRERGLKVAAKKAERETHEGTVSAYLHNGGRIGVLVEVNCETDFVARTAEFQTFCRQVAMQIAAFEPVAVSREDIPPETVEGEKEIYRAQLRETGKPEAIIEKIVEGRLEKYFEEACLLDQEWIHDASAGKVADVRKALVAKIGENVVIRRFARFQIGS; encoded by the coding sequence ATGAACATAGATGCCAGCATGGTCAAGGAGCTGAGGCAGATCAGCGGCGGCGGAGTCCTGGACTGCAAGAAGGCCCTCGAGGAAACCGGCGGCAACATGGACGAGGCCCTGAAGCTGCTGCGCGAGCGCGGCCTCAAGGTCGCGGCCAAGAAGGCCGAGAGGGAGACCCACGAGGGCACGGTGTCGGCATATCTCCACAACGGCGGGCGCATAGGCGTTCTCGTCGAGGTGAACTGCGAGACCGACTTCGTCGCCAGGACCGCCGAGTTCCAGACCTTCTGCAGGCAGGTCGCGATGCAGATCGCGGCATTCGAGCCCGTGGCCGTCAGCAGGGAGGACATCCCCCCCGAGACGGTCGAGGGCGAGAAGGAGATCTACAGGGCCCAGCTCCGCGAGACGGGCAAGCCCGAGGCGATCATCGAGAAGATCGTCGAGGGAAGGCTCGAGAAGTATTTCGAGGAGGCCTGCCTCCTCGACCAGGAGTGGATACACGACGCGTCCGCCGGCAAGGTGGCCGACGTGAGGAAGGCCCTGGTCGCGAAGATCGGGGAGAACGTCGTAATCAGACGCTTCGCCCGCTTCCAGATAGGTTCCTGA
- the rpsB gene encoding 30S ribosomal protein S2 encodes MKIPSTPEMLEAGVHFGHQVKRWNPAMKPFIFMARGGIHIIDLEKTRSTLEEAVNLVTRTISSGKSVLFVATKKQGRECVREHAERCGQHSMTERWLGGTLTNFATVRKSVLRLEELEAFEKDGSAARFTKRELLQKSREQEKLAKYLSGIRSMRDLPGAVIVVDIKKEHIAVLESKRLGIPCIGLVDTNCNPHEVDYPIPANDDAIKSISLLVGTLADACLLGNEGRDPVRAAGRPAEAEGKEETE; translated from the coding sequence GTGAAGATTCCCAGCACGCCCGAGATGCTCGAGGCCGGAGTGCACTTCGGCCACCAGGTCAAGAGGTGGAACCCCGCCATGAAGCCGTTCATCTTCATGGCCCGCGGCGGGATCCATATCATCGACCTCGAGAAGACCCGCTCCACCCTCGAGGAGGCTGTCAACCTCGTCACCCGCACCATCTCTTCCGGCAAGAGCGTCCTGTTCGTGGCCACCAAGAAGCAGGGCCGCGAGTGCGTCAGGGAGCACGCCGAGAGGTGCGGGCAGCACAGCATGACCGAGCGCTGGCTCGGCGGCACCCTCACCAACTTCGCCACCGTGCGCAAGAGCGTGCTCAGGCTGGAGGAGCTCGAAGCCTTCGAGAAGGACGGTTCGGCCGCCAGGTTCACCAAGCGCGAGCTGCTGCAGAAGTCCCGCGAACAGGAAAAGCTGGCCAAGTACCTCAGCGGCATCAGGTCGATGAGGGACCTCCCCGGCGCGGTCATAGTCGTCGACATCAAGAAGGAGCACATAGCCGTCCTCGAATCGAAGCGGCTGGGCATCCCCTGCATCGGGCTCGTCGACACCAACTGCAACCCGCACGAAGTCGACTATCCCATCCCTGCCAACGACGACGCGATCAAGTCGATATCCCTCCTCGTGGGCACCCTGGCGGATGCATGCCTGCTGGGCAACGAGGGCAGGGATCCGGTCCGGGCGGCGGGCAGGCCGGCCGAGGCCGAAGGAAAGGAAGAAACCGAATGA
- the rpsI gene encoding 30S ribosomal protein S9, which produces MQEQYIGVGRRKTATARCYLRPGRGLVVINHREPAEFFCDLWQLEHALEPLDIVKGRESFDLVINVAGGGLTGQAGAIRLGIARAFVSMNPEFRHSLKSQGMLSRDPREVERKKYGQKKARKRFQFSKR; this is translated from the coding sequence ATGCAGGAGCAGTACATAGGCGTGGGCAGGCGGAAGACGGCTACCGCCAGGTGCTACCTCAGACCCGGACGCGGGCTCGTCGTGATAAACCACAGGGAGCCGGCCGAGTTCTTCTGCGATCTCTGGCAGCTCGAGCACGCGCTCGAGCCCCTGGACATAGTGAAGGGCCGCGAATCCTTCGACCTCGTGATCAACGTGGCCGGAGGCGGCCTCACGGGACAGGCCGGGGCGATCAGGCTCGGCATAGCAAGGGCCTTCGTCTCCATGAATCCGGAATTCAGGCATTCCCTGAAGTCACAGGGCATGCTCAGCCGCGATCCCAGGGAGGTGGAGCGCAAGAAGTACGGGCAGAAGAAGGCCCGCAAGCGCTTCCAGTTCTCCAAGCGTTAA
- the rplM gene encoding 50S ribosomal protein L13: MKTYSAREGEVERRWFVVDAEGQTLGRLASHLAVVLQGKNKPVYTRHIDTGDFVVVINADKMNYTGTKVEQKVYYRHTRYPGGQKATTLKVMAEKHPDRVLRLAVWGMLPKNILGRAMLRKLKIYSGPVHPHAAQKPEPLDARA, encoded by the coding sequence GTGAAAACCTACTCCGCCAGAGAGGGCGAGGTAGAGCGGCGCTGGTTCGTGGTCGACGCCGAGGGTCAGACTCTCGGCCGCCTGGCCTCCCATCTCGCCGTCGTCCTCCAGGGCAAGAACAAGCCCGTCTACACCCGCCACATCGACACGGGCGACTTCGTGGTCGTCATCAACGCCGACAAGATGAACTACACCGGCACCAAGGTGGAGCAGAAGGTGTACTACAGGCACACCCGCTACCCGGGCGGACAGAAGGCCACCACACTCAAGGTCATGGCCGAGAAGCATCCCGACCGGGTGCTGAGGCTCGCGGTGTGGGGCATGCTGCCCAAGAACATCCTGGGCAGGGCGATGCTCAGGAAGCTCAAGATCTACTCCGGGCCCGTGCACCCGCACGCCGCCCAGAAGCCCGAGCCCCTGGACGCCCGGGCATGA
- a CDS encoding YkvA family protein: protein MGRSNSEPDPMTREEMLEKAGMVTREDMELVLDNAEEIERKSSRGPLAAVLGDVKMLVSLVRDFISGRYRTIPRWIAGAAAVALLYVLNPFDVVPDVIPFLGYVDDAFVIGLCLSMVRKDLVKYAAWKESPGRA, encoded by the coding sequence ATGGGGCGCAGCAACTCGGAGCCGGACCCGATGACCCGCGAAGAGATGCTCGAGAAGGCCGGCATGGTAACGCGCGAGGACATGGAACTCGTCCTCGACAACGCCGAGGAGATAGAGAGGAAGTCGTCCAGGGGACCCCTGGCGGCCGTCCTGGGCGACGTGAAGATGCTCGTCTCCCTGGTGCGCGACTTCATCTCGGGCAGGTACCGCACCATCCCGCGCTGGATCGCGGGCGCCGCGGCCGTGGCGCTGCTCTACGTCCTCAATCCTTTCGACGTGGTGCCCGACGTGATCCCCTTCCTCGGGTACGTCGACGACGCCTTCGTGATCGGGCTGTGCCTGAGCATGGTGCGGAAGGACCTCGTGAAGTACGCGGCCTGGAAGGAGTCGCCCGGGAGGGCCTAG
- a CDS encoding regulatory protein RecX — MALPSRECGELGVEPGAEVDWEGLSAEAARLQAGPAGDDAARYLSTSERTAKSLASYLARRGYLPEVASSVVSRFVENRWVDDERFARLFAESRPDLGRAGLGRELVKRGVPAAVAARVSGERSDWESAGGLISLLRRRYGGLPKEAALRRALGFLARRGFSGAEAWRAAREALGGGDSDEGS, encoded by the coding sequence GTGGCGCTGCCTTCGCGCGAATGCGGGGAACTGGGTGTGGAGCCCGGCGCGGAGGTGGACTGGGAAGGCCTGTCAGCCGAAGCCGCCAGGCTCCAGGCCGGCCCGGCCGGCGACGATGCCGCCAGGTATCTCTCGACCTCCGAGCGGACGGCGAAGAGCCTCGCATCCTACCTCGCCCGCAGGGGGTACCTGCCGGAGGTGGCTTCGTCGGTCGTCTCGCGCTTCGTCGAGAACCGCTGGGTGGACGACGAGAGGTTCGCCAGGCTGTTCGCCGAGTCCCGGCCCGATCTTGGCCGGGCCGGCCTCGGGCGCGAACTGGTGAAGCGGGGGGTTCCGGCCGCGGTCGCGGCCCGCGTGTCCGGCGAGCGCTCCGACTGGGAGTCCGCCGGGGGGCTGATATCCCTGCTGAGGCGCCGCTACGGAGGCCTCCCGAAGGAGGCTGCGCTCCGCAGGGCCCTGGGCTTTCTCGCCAGGCGCGGCTTCTCGGGCGCCGAGGCCTGGAGGGCCGCGCGGGAGGCGCTCGGGGGGGGTGACTCCGATGAGGGATCCTGA
- the recA gene encoding recombinase RecA: MARENPADEKQKALQAAFMQIQKQFGQGSIMRLGENEIVQVDTIPTGSLALDAALGIGGIPKGRITEIYGAESSGKTTLAMHILANAQRMGGEAAFIDAEHALDPIYAGKIGLNVDKLLVSQPSSGEQALEITEMLVRSNAVDAICIDSVAALVPKAELEGEMGDSHVGLQARLMSQALRKLTGAVSRSNCSVIFINQIRMQIGVMFGNPETTTGGRALKFYSSVRIDIRRIASLKDGDDVHGSRTKAKVVKNKLAPPFKQCEFDIIHGQGISLEGELVDLGLEKNLLQRRGTWYSYGDLQIGQGRENSRKFLEENREVASKLENELRKLYELPLRSDAAPVKAPAAAPAPGKAAAPES; the protein is encoded by the coding sequence ATGGCAAGGGAGAATCCGGCTGACGAGAAGCAGAAGGCGCTGCAGGCTGCCTTCATGCAGATCCAGAAGCAGTTCGGGCAGGGCTCGATCATGCGCCTGGGGGAGAACGAGATAGTCCAGGTCGACACCATCCCGACCGGCTCCCTGGCCCTCGATGCGGCCCTGGGGATCGGCGGCATCCCCAAGGGCAGGATAACGGAGATCTACGGGGCGGAGTCCTCGGGCAAGACCACCCTGGCGATGCACATCCTCGCGAATGCCCAGAGGATGGGCGGCGAGGCCGCCTTCATCGACGCCGAGCACGCGCTCGACCCCATCTATGCCGGCAAGATCGGCCTGAACGTCGACAAGCTGCTCGTCTCCCAGCCTTCAAGCGGCGAACAGGCGCTCGAGATAACCGAGATGCTGGTGCGCAGCAACGCGGTGGATGCGATCTGCATAGACTCCGTGGCCGCCCTGGTCCCCAAGGCCGAGCTCGAGGGCGAGATGGGCGACTCCCACGTGGGCCTGCAGGCCAGACTCATGTCGCAGGCCCTGCGCAAACTCACCGGAGCGGTCTCCAGGTCCAACTGCTCCGTGATCTTCATCAACCAGATCAGGATGCAGATCGGCGTGATGTTCGGGAACCCCGAGACCACCACCGGCGGGCGGGCCCTCAAGTTCTACTCGAGCGTCAGGATAGACATCCGCCGGATCGCCTCCCTCAAGGACGGCGACGACGTCCACGGCAGCCGGACCAAGGCCAAGGTCGTGAAGAACAAGCTGGCACCCCCGTTCAAGCAGTGCGAGTTCGACATCATCCATGGTCAGGGGATCTCGCTCGAGGGCGAGCTGGTGGATCTCGGGCTCGAGAAGAACCTGCTGCAGAGGCGCGGCACGTGGTACTCGTACGGCGACCTCCAGATAGGGCAGGGGCGCGAGAACAGCCGCAAGTTCCTGGAGGAGAACCGCGAAGTGGCGTCGAAGCTCGAGAACGAGCTGCGGAAGCTGTACGAACTCCCGCTCCGCAGCGATGCCGCTCCGGTGAAGGCGCCCGCCGCCGCGCCCGCGCCCGGCAAGGCGGCGGCTCCTGAGAGTTGA
- the thpR gene encoding RNA 2',3'-cyclic phosphodiesterase: MRLFLALPLPGPVRRPLSDYIAAHRVRFPELRWVDPEQAHVTLRFLGAVDPAPALESLRTAFPEPVGDRSFMLSTCGAFGNGRKLPGVYWLGGGFPDWVRALAGRFACLPDDAGRTGHAAGFVPHVSVARRGGYGGPVELAAPGPWEGIFEEVVLYDSELTRSGPVYRRVGGIQLQGA; this comes from the coding sequence TTGAGGCTGTTCCTGGCCCTTCCGCTGCCCGGCCCGGTCCGGCGGCCGCTCTCGGACTACATCGCGGCCCACAGGGTCAGGTTCCCGGAGCTCAGGTGGGTCGATCCGGAGCAGGCTCACGTCACGCTCAGGTTCCTGGGCGCCGTCGATCCTGCGCCGGCGCTCGAATCCCTGCGTACGGCATTCCCGGAGCCCGTCGGGGACAGATCATTCATGCTGTCCACTTGCGGGGCCTTCGGCAATGGTAGGAAACTCCCTGGTGTGTACTGGCTGGGCGGCGGGTTCCCGGACTGGGTCCGCGCTCTGGCGGGGCGGTTCGCCTGCCTTCCCGACGACGCCGGCCGCACGGGGCATGCGGCCGGGTTCGTCCCCCACGTCTCCGTCGCCCGCAGGGGCGGGTACGGCGGGCCGGTGGAACTGGCGGCACCCGGTCCGTGGGAGGGTATCTTCGAGGAGGTCGTCCTCTACGACAGCGAGCTTACCCGGTCGGGTCCGGTATATCGAAGAGTCGGGGGCATCCAGCTCCAGGGCGCGTGA